A genomic segment from Brevundimonas mediterranea encodes:
- the thiL gene encoding thiamine-phosphate kinase has protein sequence MPSLDVAGEFETIERLLRPLAHPEWGRGLADDVAVLPSRPGYDLVLTKDVIVEGVHFLPDDPLETVAKKLLRVNLSDLAAKGSEPFGYLLACCWSDRCGWPEREAFAAGLAQDQALFGVFLMGGDTVRTPGPAVFSLTALGWVPAGEAVSRAGAQVGDLVFVTGTIGDGLLGLQAAQAKLKLDAERLARLIDHYRTPMPRLDFADVVRNLATAAADVSDGLAADLNHIAKASGVGIALNLSVLPLSAAAQAWFEDRVDPQAALEDLATGGDDYQIVFTAHPRHEETLRREAERRLLRLTRIGAVTAGEGVAVDYGGRRIELARRGWTHG, from the coding sequence ATGCCGTCGCTCGACGTCGCGGGCGAATTCGAGACGATCGAGAGGCTGCTGCGGCCCCTGGCCCATCCCGAATGGGGCAGGGGGCTGGCCGATGATGTGGCGGTGCTGCCGTCCCGGCCCGGTTACGACCTGGTCCTGACCAAGGACGTCATCGTCGAGGGCGTGCATTTCCTGCCCGACGATCCGCTGGAGACCGTGGCCAAGAAGCTGCTGCGGGTGAACCTGTCGGACCTGGCCGCCAAGGGCTCCGAGCCTTTCGGCTATCTGCTGGCCTGCTGCTGGTCGGACCGCTGCGGCTGGCCCGAACGCGAGGCCTTTGCGGCCGGGTTGGCGCAGGATCAGGCCCTGTTCGGGGTGTTTCTGATGGGCGGCGACACGGTCAGGACGCCGGGGCCGGCGGTGTTCTCCCTGACCGCCCTGGGCTGGGTTCCGGCGGGTGAGGCGGTGTCGCGCGCGGGCGCCCAGGTGGGAGACCTGGTCTTCGTCACCGGAACCATCGGCGATGGCCTGCTGGGGCTTCAGGCGGCGCAAGCCAAGCTGAAGCTGGACGCCGAACGGCTTGCGCGCCTGATCGACCATTACCGCACCCCCATGCCGAGGCTGGATTTCGCCGATGTCGTCCGGAACCTGGCGACGGCGGCGGCGGACGTGTCCGACGGTCTGGCGGCGGACCTGAACCATATCGCCAAGGCCAGCGGCGTCGGCATTGCCCTGAACCTCAGCGTCCTGCCCCTGTCCGCCGCCGCCCAGGCCTGGTTCGAGGACCGGGTCGATCCGCAGGCGGCGCTGGAGGACCTGGCGACCGGCGGCGACGACTACCAGATCGTCTTCACCGCCCACCCCCGCCATGAAGAGACCCTGCGTCGCGAGGCCGAACGCCGCCTGCTGCGCCTGACCCGGATCGGGGCGGTTACGGCGGGCGAGGGCGTTGCGGTCGACTATGGGGGACGGCGGATAGAGCTGGCGCGGCGCGGCTGGACCCATGGCTGA
- the nusB gene encoding transcription antitermination factor NusB, which translates to MTEPNSVKAVLEQLAEAEKQRAEPHLSSKQRRARTVSRLAAVQALYQMELAGEGVETVITEFANFRFDTDIEGEALAEADEAYFADIVRGVIESQRDIDTAIKARLASNWKLERIDATLRALLRSGAWELIKHPETPREVVIDEYVELAKAFFDDSEARFVNAALDGVSRDTRK; encoded by the coding sequence ATGACTGAACCGAACAGCGTCAAAGCCGTCCTCGAACAACTGGCCGAGGCCGAGAAGCAGCGGGCCGAGCCTCATCTCAGCTCCAAACAGCGCCGTGCGCGCACCGTGTCGCGTCTCGCCGCCGTCCAGGCCCTGTACCAGATGGAGCTGGCGGGCGAGGGCGTTGAGACGGTGATCACCGAATTCGCCAACTTCCGCTTCGATACGGATATCGAGGGCGAGGCCCTGGCCGAGGCCGACGAAGCCTATTTCGCCGACATCGTGCGGGGCGTAATCGAGAGCCAGCGCGACATCGACACGGCGATCAAGGCCCGCCTGGCGTCCAACTGGAAGCTGGAGCGGATCGACGCCACCCTGCGCGCCCTCCTGCGCTCGGGCGCCTGGGAGTTGATCAAACACCCGGAGACGCCGCGCGAGGTCGTGATCGACGAATATGTCGAACTGGCCAAGGCCTTCTTCGACGACTCCGAGGCGCGGTTCGTCAATGCGGCGCTGGACGGCGTGTCCAGAGACACGCGCAAATAA
- the ribH gene encoding 6,7-dimethyl-8-ribityllumazine synthase: MTEAPRILIVEARFYDELADALLEGAKETLKARGAEFDVVTVPGALEIPAVIAMAEEAGRFPTAPRYDGYVALGCVIRGETYHFEIVSDQSAAGLMALGVKGLLIGNGILTTEDEDQAWARARLSEGDKGGGAAKACLELIALKKRLRLGLGA; this comes from the coding sequence GTGACCGAGGCCCCCCGTATTCTGATCGTCGAGGCGCGCTTCTACGACGAATTGGCCGACGCCCTGCTGGAGGGCGCCAAGGAGACGTTGAAGGCGCGCGGCGCCGAGTTCGACGTCGTCACCGTGCCGGGCGCCCTGGAGATCCCGGCCGTCATCGCCATGGCCGAGGAGGCCGGACGGTTCCCGACCGCGCCCCGTTACGACGGCTATGTCGCCCTGGGCTGCGTGATCCGCGGCGAGACCTATCATTTCGAGATCGTCTCGGACCAGTCGGCGGCCGGCCTTATGGCCCTGGGCGTCAAGGGACTGCTGATCGGCAACGGCATCCTGACGACCGAGGACGAAGACCAGGCCTGGGCCCGGGCGCGGCTTTCCGAAGGGGATAAGGGGGGCGGGGCGGCCAAAGCCTGTCTCGAGCTCATTGCATTGAAGAAGCGGTTGCGGCTAGGCCTCGGCGCATGA
- the ribB gene encoding 3,4-dihydroxy-2-butanone-4-phosphate synthase has product MQLAANMNDSPISPIEDILEDARNGRPYILVDAEDRENEGDIIIPAQFATPDQINFMIRQARGLVCLALTAERANQLRLPPMAADNRESMKTAFTVSIEAKEGVTTGISAADRSRTIHVATDASKGMDDIVSPGHIFPLVARDGGVLVRAGHTEAAVDISRMAGLTPAGVICEIIKDDGEMARMPDLVAFAQLHGLKIGTIADLIAYRRRTERFVERIMDTPFESVHGGPFRLMLYRNTIEGAEHIALVHGKIDPSKPTLVRMHQVDFACDLLGHVETRQDYVPKALKQITDHDGPGVVVFLRDPSLTSLAERLAGVDKPAAVDRSLRAYGVGAQILLDLGVRDMIVMSSTRPEPTALEGYGLRIVGWRDMDGEDKA; this is encoded by the coding sequence ATGCAATTGGCCGCAAACATGAACGACAGCCCGATCAGTCCCATCGAGGACATTCTTGAGGACGCCCGCAACGGCCGTCCCTACATCCTGGTGGACGCCGAGGACCGCGAGAACGAGGGGGACATCATCATCCCCGCCCAGTTCGCGACCCCCGACCAGATCAATTTCATGATCCGCCAGGCCCGCGGGCTGGTGTGCCTGGCCCTGACGGCCGAGCGGGCCAATCAGTTGCGGCTGCCGCCGATGGCGGCCGACAATCGTGAGAGCATGAAGACCGCCTTCACCGTTTCGATTGAGGCCAAGGAGGGCGTGACCACGGGGATTTCGGCGGCCGACCGGTCGCGCACCATTCATGTGGCCACCGACGCCTCTAAGGGCATGGACGACATCGTCTCGCCCGGCCACATCTTCCCCCTGGTGGCGCGCGACGGCGGGGTTCTGGTCCGCGCCGGCCATACTGAGGCCGCCGTGGACATCAGCCGCATGGCGGGCCTGACCCCCGCGGGGGTCATCTGCGAGATCATCAAGGACGACGGCGAGATGGCGCGGATGCCCGATCTGGTCGCCTTCGCCCAGCTGCACGGGCTGAAGATCGGCACCATCGCCGACCTGATCGCCTATCGCCGCCGCACCGAGCGGTTCGTCGAACGGATCATGGATACGCCGTTCGAGAGCGTCCACGGCGGGCCGTTCCGCCTGATGCTGTATCGGAACACCATCGAGGGCGCCGAGCATATCGCCCTGGTCCACGGCAAGATCGATCCGTCCAAGCCGACCCTGGTGCGGATGCACCAGGTGGACTTCGCCTGCGACCTGCTGGGCCATGTCGAGACGCGCCAGGACTATGTGCCCAAGGCCCTGAAACAGATCACCGACCACGACGGTCCGGGCGTGGTCGTCTTCCTCCGTGATCCGTCGTTGACCTCGCTGGCGGAGCGTCTCGCGGGCGTGGACAAGCCTGCGGCGGTGGACCGGTCGCTGCGGGCCTATGGCGTCGGCGCGCAGATCCTGCTGGACCTGGGCGTCAGAGACATGATCGTGATGAGTTCGACGCGGCCTGAACCGACGGCGCTTGAGGGCTATGGCCTGCGCATCGTCGGCTGGCGCGACATGGATGGAGAAGACAAGGCGTGA
- a CDS encoding riboflavin synthase encodes MFTGIVTDIGRVRDVRETERDRRYEIQTAWDVSGIDLGASISHAGCCLTVTEKGTDWFAVEVSNETLSKTTLGGWKAGDGINLERAAKLGDEMGGHVVSGHVDGLGRVVSITPEGGSHRLEVEAPAPLHRYIAAKGSITVDGVSLTVNSVAGQVFSLNIIPHTWDVTTLGRLKAGDPVNLEIDMLARYLARWQETA; translated from the coding sequence ATGTTCACCGGAATCGTCACCGACATCGGGCGCGTTCGCGACGTCCGCGAGACGGAGCGGGATCGCCGCTATGAGATCCAGACCGCCTGGGACGTGTCCGGGATCGACCTGGGCGCCTCGATCAGCCACGCGGGCTGCTGCCTGACGGTGACGGAGAAGGGGACGGATTGGTTCGCGGTCGAGGTGTCGAACGAGACCCTGTCCAAGACGACCCTGGGCGGCTGGAAGGCCGGCGACGGGATCAATCTGGAGCGGGCGGCCAAGCTGGGCGACGAGATGGGCGGCCATGTGGTGTCGGGCCATGTCGACGGCCTGGGCCGCGTCGTGTCGATCACGCCGGAGGGCGGGTCGCACCGGCTCGAGGTCGAGGCGCCGGCGCCCCTTCACCGCTATATCGCCGCCAAGGGCTCGATCACCGTGGACGGGGTGTCCCTGACGGTGAACAGCGTCGCGGGGCAGGTGTTTTCGTTGAATATCATTCCGCATACGTGGGATGTGACGACCCTGGGCCGTCTGAAGGCGGGCGATCCGGTCAATCTCGAGATCGACATGCTGGCGCGATACCTCGCGCGGTGGCAGGAGACGGCGTGA
- a CDS encoding RibD family protein: MRVTLKLATSLDGRIATATGESRWITGEAARLEGHRLRAGHDAILVGVETVLKDDPELTARLPGRSVDQPLRVVLDSRLRTPATAKLAGENTLILTAVEPQPVGAAQVRRVEAEDEDGRPAIPAVLKALKAAGVDSVLIEGGGQVAAAFLRAGAVDRLEWFRAPILLGGEGRPCVAALALAKLADAPKFRRLGVMPVGDDLWERYERS; this comes from the coding sequence ATGCGCGTCACCCTGAAGCTGGCCACGTCGCTGGACGGGCGTATCGCCACGGCCACGGGCGAAAGCCGGTGGATCACCGGCGAGGCGGCGCGGCTGGAAGGCCATCGGCTGCGCGCCGGCCATGACGCCATTCTGGTGGGCGTCGAGACGGTGCTGAAGGACGACCCCGAACTGACCGCGCGTCTGCCGGGGCGCAGCGTGGACCAGCCGCTGCGGGTGGTCCTGGACAGTCGGCTGCGCACGCCGGCGACAGCGAAACTGGCAGGCGAGAACACCCTGATCCTGACGGCGGTCGAGCCGCAGCCCGTCGGCGCAGCCCAGGTGCGGCGGGTCGAGGCCGAAGACGAGGACGGGCGTCCGGCGATCCCGGCTGTGCTGAAGGCGCTGAAGGCGGCGGGCGTGGACTCGGTGCTGATCGAGGGCGGGGGCCAGGTCGCGGCCGCCTTCCTGAGGGCCGGGGCTGTGGACCGGCTGGAGTGGTTCCGGGCGCCGATCCTGCTGGGCGGGGAGGGGCGGCCCTGCGTGGCGGCCCTTGCTCTTGCAAAGCTGGCCGACGCCCCCAAGTTCCGTCGCCTGGGCGTCATGCCCGTCGGAGACGATCTGTGGGAGCGCTACGAGCGATCGTGA
- the nrdR gene encoding transcriptional regulator NrdR, translated as MKCPFCGHQDTQVKDSRPSDDGSAIRRRRSCPNCNGRFTTFERVQLRELVILKRNGRRTPFDRDKLERSLGVALRKRPVQPEQVEQMVNRIVRQLESLGETEVPSSTVGDFIMKALKGVDEVAYVRYASVYKDFRHTGDFAKFLGAEGFADGGFDEPSDKA; from the coding sequence ATGAAGTGCCCCTTCTGCGGTCATCAGGACACCCAGGTTAAGGACAGCCGGCCGTCGGACGACGGCTCGGCGATCCGACGCCGTCGATCCTGTCCGAACTGCAACGGGCGCTTCACCACCTTCGAACGGGTGCAACTGCGCGAACTGGTGATCCTGAAGCGCAACGGGCGGCGCACGCCGTTCGACCGCGACAAGCTGGAGCGGTCGCTGGGCGTGGCCCTGCGCAAACGGCCGGTCCAGCCCGAACAGGTCGAGCAGATGGTCAACCGGATCGTGCGCCAGCTGGAGAGCCTGGGCGAGACCGAGGTGCCGTCGAGCACGGTCGGGGACTTCATCATGAAGGCCCTGAAGGGCGTGGATGAGGTGGCCTATGTCCGCTACGCCTCGGTCTACAAGGACTTCCGCCATACCGGCGATTTCGCCAAATTCCTGGGCGCCGAAGGTTTTGCCGACGGGGGCTTCGACGAGCCCTCCGACAAGGCCTGA